TGGAAACTGCGGGACTATGTCTACTCGCACAAGGAGCCGGTCGAAGCCCGCACTGATTGCGAGGCCAAACTCCTCGCATTTCTGTCAACCAATGCGACCCCTGTATCCAAGATGGCCGTTATAAGGCACCTCCGCATCATTGGAGGCGACCGGTCCGTCACCGCCCTGGCGCCGATGCTTCTGGACGGCAACATGGCAGACCATGCACTTTATGCGGTGGAGAAAATACCAGGCACTGCCGCCGACCAGGCACTGATCGAGGCGATGTCAAAGGCTGGAGGTGCAATCAAGACTGAACTGATTGCATCTTTGGGGCGCCGCAAAACCACCGCGGCAGTGGCCTCTTTATCTCCGCTGCTCAAAGGCGAGTTTGCCGTTGCCGCCGCTGCCGCGCTCGGCGAAATCGGAGGCGATTCCGCCTGCACTGCCCTGCAGCCGGCATTCTCGGCGGCGGATGCCGCCGCAAGATCCACCATGGCATCTTCCCTCCTCAAGTGCGCCGAAGGTTATAGAGCAGGCCAGAACGATGCCGCTTCAGGTGCGATTTACAAAAAATTGGCTGCCGTGTCGAATCTGCCGCTATCGGTGCGCAAGGCGGCAATGCTGGGCAAGATCTCGACATCGGGAAGCCGCGCAGCTTCGATGGTTGCCGATCTTCTCAGGGGGTTCGACGTCCCGATGCAGGAAGTTGGAATCTCCAAAATCAAGGAAAACTTTACGGCGGAAACGATCGGCACGGTATGCAGCCTTGTCCCAAAGCTTCCTGAAAGTTCGCAGATCAAGGTGCTGGCCGTCCTTTCCGGGTACCCGAAGGATCGTGTTTTGCCCACGGTCCTGCAGGCAGCGAAAAGCGAGTCCCTCGCGGTTCGTACTGCCGCCTATGGCGCCCTGGAAAATGTCGGGGACGTTTCCGCCCTGGGACTGCTTCTCGAATCCGCATCAAAGAATCGCGGAGCCGAGCAGACCGCCGCCCGCAACACGATCGCCTTGCTCAAGGGCCGGCCCGTTGATGACAAAATTATCGAGATGCTGGGCCAAAATCCGGCCGAGGAAATCGGAGTTGAACTGCTTCAGGCTGTATCCGAGCGGCGTATCTTTGCTGCTAAGGTTGTAGTTGCGAAGAACCTGCAATCACCTGCGGCCCGGGTCCGCACGCAGAGCCTAAGAACACTCCGAGTCATCGGCACTCCCTCTGATATTCCTACCATTTTGAATTACCTCCTGAGCACCGAAGACGAGGCCGATCAGACCGAAGCGATCGGCACTACGGCAGCCTTAGCTCAGAAGATCAACAACCCGGAAAGCCGGGCCGCGGCCGTAAGGAATCGCCTCATGCGGGAACAGACCGCCAAGAACCGCATTCAGCTGTTTCAGGCTCTGAGCAGGATTGGAGATGATAGTGCCCTGCCGATTTTGAGAGCCGAACTTACCAACACGGATGATGCGATTGCGGATGCGGCAACCCGTGCGATCTGCAGTTGGACGTCGGTCGCCGCCAGGAACGATGTTCTTTCCCTGGCGCAAAAGTCGCGCAACGAAACCCATCGTATGTTGGCGTTTGAAGCATTTATCCGACTTGTCAGGACCGATAGGAATCGACAACCGGAAGCTGCTGTTGCCGACCTCAGGCAAGCTTACGCGCTTGCCAACCGCCCCGAGGATAAACGGCTGATCCTCGGCGTGTTGCCGAACTTTACATGCCCGGAGGCTTTGGATCTTGCGGCAACAATGCTCGGTGATTCAGCCGTCAAAGCGGAAGCCCAGGCCGCACTCGACAGGATGAAGACGCGCCCTGCACCCAAAAAGCGTTGAGCGGAATGGACTGAATGCACCCCCTGGGATTGCATGAAGCCCGCAATTCCCGGGGGGCGGTATTTGCCAAATAGGGTAGGGGAAAAAATGAGAATCAGGTGGATTTTGCTGCCTATCCTGGCAGTCTCCGTGGTCGCGGCCCAGGAACAGGCGCTTGAAGAGTTGAAACTGCAATTGCCCAAACCCATGTTCGTGGGTACGCCCAGCAACATCAAGAGCGCAAACCTTGAACCTGTGACTGGCAGGCCTCGCGGCCCCTTTCTGGTGCCCAAGGGGACCAAGCTGTTGTCCTTGAACAAGCCCGTGGCAGCAAGTGACTCGCAGCCCGTCATCGGAGAATTGAGTTTTGTAGATGATGGAGAAAAATCGGGCGGGGACGGCTATTTCGTGGAACTGGGGCCCGGCGAACAATGGGTCCAGGTGGATCTGGGCTCGACATACTTTTTAAACGCGATCCTGGTCTGGCATTTTCACAGCCAGGCGCGCGTGTATCGCGACGTCGTAGTTCAAGTCTGCGATAACAAGGACTTCCTCAAAGGCGTGACCACGGTTTTCAATAACGACCACGACAACTCCTCAGGGCTCGGGATCGGGAAAGACAAAGAGTACATCGAGGTTGCCGAAGGACGGCTGATTGACCCCAAAGGGATCAAAGGAAGATACGTTCGGCTGTATTCCAACGGCAACACGTCGAACGATCTCAACCATTATGTAGAAGTTGAGGTGTACGGCACTCCGTCAAAATAGTTGAATCCGGATCGTGAATATGCATCATGGCCGTCGTGGTCCGCGAAAATCCCGGTTACAGTAACGCAGGGTCGCAGTAAAACGCCCTCTTTGGCCGTGTGCCTTCCAAAAACTCTGTAGCATTTCAAATCATTGATCTTACATTCCCTCCCTGATACCGTCCTGAGCCATGTACAATGTGTTGAAATCGATATTCGCCGGGCTTGCATCCACATTGCGAACGCGAGCCTCACTGCAAGTGGAAATCCTGGCTCTCCGCCACCAGCTCGTTGTCCTGCAACGAACCAATCAGAAAAGGCCCCGGCTTCGGACATCAGATCGGATTTTGTGGATCCTTCTCTCCCGCCTCTGGCCTCAATGGCGCGAGGGCCTCGTGCTCGTCAAGCCTGACACCGTCATCGCCTGGCATCGAAAAGGATTTCGACTCTTCTGGAAGTGGAAAAGTCGCCGGGGAAAAACTGGTCGACCCGGCGTATCAAGTGAAATTCGGGATCTGATTCGCAACATGAGCGCTGCCAATTTCCTGTGGGGCGCACCAAGGCTCCACGGCGAATTGCTCAAGCTTGGCATCGAGGTGTCCCAGGCTACTGTCGCGAAATACATGGTAAAGCATCGAAAACCGCCTTCACAGACATGGCGGACGTTTCTCGAAAACCACGTCAATCAGTTGGTGTCCGTGGACTTCTTCGTGGTGCCCACCGTTACTTTTCGGATCCTGTACGTCTTTCTTGTCCTGGCTCATGATCGCAGGCGCATTGTTCATTTCAATGTCACCCAGCATCCCACCGCCGAGTGGACCGCAGCCCAGATCGTGCAGGCCTTCCCTTGGGACAGAGCCCCTCGGTTCCTGCTCCGGGATCGCGACAGCATCTATGGTGCGGCATTCAGGGCGCTGGTCAAGAGCTTTGACATCAGCGAGGTTCTCTCCGCTTTCCGATCTCCCTGGCAGAGCCCGTACGTTGAACGGTTGATCGGCTCAATCCGCCGAGAATGCCTCGACCATGTCGTCATCCTGAATGAGATTTCGCTCCGGCGCCATTTGGCATCTTATCTTGATTATTACCACGGCACGCGAAGCCACCTTTCACTCGGGAAGGATTCTCCGGATGGCAGGGCCGTGCAGCCGCCCGAGATGGGAAAGGTCTTTGCGCTCCCCAAAGTAGGCGGGCTTCATCATCGATACGAGCGTAGAGCCGCTTGAAATCCGGCATCCTCAAGAATTTGCCACCTGAAATATTACGCCTTGTGCGGCTGCGTTTGCAGGAAGGCCGCCAACCTTTCCCCAATGCGGCAGAATTCCACATAACTTCATATGATTTATGAATTCAGAAGCCGCTCCGAACGGTCAGTGACCTCCAGATCAAGTTTTTAGTAGGCACAGCCATCCGCGGTCATCCCCGGCGAACGCATGCACCTCGTCAACCACAACCACGCGCAAACGGCTGAACAGACTCAACGCATCCACGTTTGGAGAGACGAGCATCACCTCCAGAGACTCCGGCGTGGTAAGCAGCAGGTCCGGCGGATCACGCAAAATCTGACGCCGCGCCTGGCCGGATATATCCCCGTGCCAGAGTGCAGAGCGCCTTCCGAGAAGCATGCAGTATCTCTGCAGGCGTAGGTCAAGATTATTGAGCAGAGCCTTAATCGGGCAGACATATAGAACGGTAAGCCCAGACCAACCCTCGTTGAGCATCCTCGAGCATACGGGGAAGAAAGCAGCCTCAGTTTTGCCACCGGCCGTCGGGGCTAGAAGCATGACGTGATCACCGGCGACAATTGACGGGATCACGGCTTCCTGAAAGGGGCGCATTTCACGCCAGCCGAGGCTGTTTATAATGTGATGCTGTATTGCCGGGTGAAGCTGGTCAAAGTGGCTCACGAGTCCAGCTCGATCTCGTCGACGTCGGAAGCTCCCACTGCCTGCCGTTCTATCGGACTCAGCTCGGCTTCCCTGATCGTAAGCGAATAGTTATGCCGTGGATCAAATTCGGGGAACTGGTCAACCCGGTCAAGGACATCCGCGACCAGCTTCTTCAGGTAAACACGCGGCGCCAATCCGATCTTTCCACCAAATTTCCCAGCAACTGCTTCGGCAAGATCCCGCACGTAGCCGTCGTCGCATAGCGATCCGATTCTGCCTGCCGCATTCGAGTGTTCCTGGAAGATATCTCTCACCCTGCACCCAACTTGGCATAGGCGCTCAAGGTTGAAAGCCGGCAGCCGAATCTGCACGGCTCGCGGATTATCGAAACGAGGATCGGATTGAAGGTCAACGTGGAGCCGTTGCGCCAGCGGTTCCAGCCGATGAATGCCCTGAGGTCCGTCGAAGAAGGAGGGCGTTCCTGTTATCAACAGGTACAAACCCTGGAGGCGCCCGGAGTCAACCTCATCAATCAGCTGCCGGAGAGCGTTGAGACTCCTGTCTCTGGCGTCGCTTCGCATCCGTTGAATGGTCTCGGCTTCGTCGAGGACCACAAGCAGCCCCGGATAGCCGCAATCCCGCAAGATGGTCAGAATTCCCTGCAGAAAACTGAGTGCGCCAAAGTGATCGAGGTCGCCTTTGACATTTGCCGTGCGCTTTACCGCCGCAGCTACATTAGGCTGCCCGGCCAGCCAGGCGAGAATTCCCTGCGCAGTTGCCCGGTCGCCGGCAGCCAGGGCCGATCGGTATCCGCGCAAAGCCATGCTGAAGGCCGGTGCAGTGGCACTCACCCTGGCCAATCGTTGTTCCAGAAGCTCGGCCGTTCTCGCCACAAGATTCTCTTCGTCGTCCGGGCCGAACTTGCCTTCAGCCAGCACATCCTCTTCGAGCGCAAAGAACCAGGCGTCGACAATGTTCTGCAGCGCGCCGAACGAACAATCCACTGTCGAAAGCTGCTCCATCAGTCTGCGATAAACGGTTTCGAGCCGATACAGCGGCGTTTCGGTTTCTGAAATCTGTACTTCCGCGGTCGCAAATCCCGATTTGCGCGCCCGGTCGGCAAGCCAGCGCGAGAAGAACGTCTTGCCGCAACCATATTCACCACGGACTGCCTTGAAAGCGCTCCCGCCGCGACCGACCTTCCGCAGTTCCTCGTCCACCACACTCTCAAACCGCTCCAGTCCGACTGCGAATGCGTCGAGACTGGTCCGCGGCACGGTACCGCGCCGGAGGGCGTCGATGATTTCCTGCCTGCGCTGTGGACTTATACTGATGATCGCCTCCTGTAGCCGTATCTGTTCGATGCGAGGCGATCGGCAGGTCGCCCCTTTATGCGTTGAATCCCCGTTTATACCAGATCAAACTGCTTCAGCAGCAAATCCCGGTTCAAAATCACTGTGTCCGAAGCTTCGTCGCGACTGAGCACTGCATACCCGTCGATGTTGAGGACTCGCTGCATCACCGCAAGCAACCCCTGCAGCCGAAGTAAGGGGAAACTGGTCGTTCGAGCCAGGGCTGCCGAGGTCATCTTCCCTCCGCGCCGGTCCAATGCAGCCAAGAACCGGGCAAACACCTCGTCTCCAGGAACCGCACGTCCCCCCAGCTTTTTTTGAGCTGCGAATACTGGAGACGATAGCAGCCGCGAGACCCACTCCGGGAATTCTTGAGGCTGTGCCGTCACCTGGGTTGATTCGCATTCAGGCTCCATATCGAAGAGCGTCTGCCGGCTGCGTGGTTCAACGGCCTTCAGCAGCGGCAGCGGCTGTTCCGGACATGTCTCCGCAATTAACATCTGCTCCCACCATCCGGGGGTCTCGACCGGCGCTTCGGTCCAGCCAGGCGGGACGTTTCCGCCGCTCACCAGCACGATGACCGGGACAACCATTTCCTGCGGGTTCAAACCACCGTGATAGCCATTTTTCTTGATGCCATACCGAACTCTTTCGCTCCAGGGTGCGATGAGCCGCGAATTCTCCACTAGAACCCGACCCCCCTCGATCCGCAACTCGTCAGGGGCAGGCTTGCCGTCATCCTTGCGCCATCGTTCTCCGCCTTCGTGGACTCGAGCCTCCGTCTGACAATCCAGCACGTGGCCGTGATCACTCACCAGAACCACGATCCGGCCGGCGTTCCGTGCCTCGTGAAGGAGCGATGGGAGGACTTTGATTTCATCGCGCGACCAGCGCGTGTCAATCTGCTCTCCCTTCAGCAGGTGATCATCCACCGCATTCACGACAACTGCCACAACGCGCCTGTTTGTGGATGCGATTTCCTCACGCACTTCGGTCGAAAGAATGGCGTCGTCCGAATCCTGTAGGCTCGGCTTGTGAAACAGGGCAGGAGGGCAGCCGGCGCGGCAGCGCGCCAGTAGGCCCGGATGCGACCCAAAGGCAGACTTTTCATCAGCGGCCACCCCCATTCGCACACGACCGGAAAGCAGGCTCATCCGCGAGATCTCGGTCACGGAAGGAATTGCAGCAATTGCCGGCCGGTTGAAGGCGCGCCCGGGTTCGCACAGGCTGATCCATTCGTGGCGCAAGAGATCGGCCGTGAGTTCGCGCGCGACTGCGACGCTCATTGCATCCACGACGATCAGGAGGACAGGGCATTGGGCTGCGAGAGGAGCGACATACTGATCCAGGATGTTCTCGACCGGAACGACTTCATCGCCTCGCGATCCTGCAGCGGTCCAGTCGCACAGCAGCTTCGCAAATTCCAGCGCATGCCGTTCGCGCAGGCTGGTGACTTCCGCGAAAAGCGAAGCATAGGCTTCGGACAGCTCCCGAACAGGATCTCCTGCACGCAACGTAAGGCGAGCCCAGTCTACATAACCGGTATCACTCATCTCCCGGGCTGCGACCTCAGCGAGAGACTCAGGTTCGCCAGGCCGGCCCTCCGCGCGATCCCCGAGCCAGCGCAGCAGGCGCATCCCCATTTCCACTCGTTCCAGCCGGCGATGCTCACGTTCTGCCTGGTCGTGGTTCTGAATGGAATCATGAATCTTGCGCAGCTCGTCAAGCTTCTTCCATTCTTTCCCTCGAACGATCACCGAAAGCTCGCGGCCAAAACGACCGAGTCGCTGGTCGAAGCCCAGCGGGGATGTATCGCTCAGGAAAGCAAAAGCCTCGGCTTGAACCTCACGAAGGATCTCGTCCGCGCGCTGAAGCTGCTGCCACCGAGCCCTGGGATCATCAATATGGCGAAGCACCACCTCCGCGGCCGCTGAACCCCAACGCAACATTGCAGCAGGGTCCGTTGACTTTCCCGCAAGATAACGTTCTTCCAGCTTGCCTGCCGCCCGCTCCAGCTGTCCCGCTGCCTGTGGATGGAAGACGACGCCAGCCGCGAGCCCCAAGGGCAAAGCATCGGGCCTCTCGAGCCGCCCCGCGCAATCAAGTATCAACTCTCCTAGACTTCCAGTACGTTCCCGAACCCATTCGACAGCACCTTGCCGAAAGGGCTCCGATGCCTGTTGGAATCGCCCTACCGCATCAGCATCTGATGCCCACTTGAGAAGCCCAATTGAATCCAAGGTTTCCGATGCGAATCCTGCAATCCTGCTCAAAAGTAGAGCCCACACGGTGTCCGCGTCGAGAAATCCGCCGCGCGCAGGCGGAAATGATTCCGTCGAACTCAGATCCAACAATGCTTCCGCTATCCAGGGGTATCGCATGAGCCGAGGATCAATCGTCGTTGCCTGAAACAGCGCCGCAACGATTTGCCAGCTGTCGATGTCATAAAACCGCCGTTTTGCGATCCGGAGCCGGATATCGTCGCTGAGTTCTGTTTCATCAATGCTGGTAATAAGAACCTTCATCGTTCCGGGCGCGGTTTCTTCTCTCAATGCCAGTCGGATCGCCAGCGGGGAATCGCACTGATAAATCATGTACGATTGGTCCCCGTCCCGCTTTTCTTTCTGCCCGGTCCACCCCCCGTGCGTTCGTATGCCGAAGACGGAAGCATCCGGGACTTTCTTGCGGATGGCCGCAATCTGTGCCTTGATCTGGCTGAATGTCGGAGCTGCCGTTCTCACGATTTCGAACCTTCTTCCTCTATGATCCAACTCAGACTGATCCGGGCGGTCTGCCCCGGGCTGATTTCACGATCCAGTTTCAAAAGCAGATCCTTGGCGGCTGCGAGGGGCAGGTTTTGCTCTGTCCCCTGCCCGACGATCCTGCGCCCGACTTTTGCCGGTTGCGGCGGCGGACCAGGCGTCGGCTCAGGCGGCGTAGCACG
The sequence above is a segment of the Terriglobia bacterium genome. Coding sequences within it:
- a CDS encoding discoidin domain-containing protein, whose protein sequence is MRIRWILLPILAVSVVAAQEQALEELKLQLPKPMFVGTPSNIKSANLEPVTGRPRGPFLVPKGTKLLSLNKPVAASDSQPVIGELSFVDDGEKSGGDGYFVELGPGEQWVQVDLGSTYFLNAILVWHFHSQARVYRDVVVQVCDNKDFLKGVTTVFNNDHDNSSGLGIGKDKEYIEVAEGRLIDPKGIKGRYVRLYSNGNTSNDLNHYVEVEVYGTPSK
- a CDS encoding integrase core domain-containing protein, with protein sequence MYNVLKSIFAGLASTLRTRASLQVEILALRHQLVVLQRTNQKRPRLRTSDRILWILLSRLWPQWREGLVLVKPDTVIAWHRKGFRLFWKWKSRRGKTGRPGVSSEIRDLIRNMSAANFLWGAPRLHGELLKLGIEVSQATVAKYMVKHRKPPSQTWRTFLENHVNQLVSVDFFVVPTVTFRILYVFLVLAHDRRRIVHFNVTQHPTAEWTAAQIVQAFPWDRAPRFLLRDRDSIYGAAFRALVKSFDISEVLSAFRSPWQSPYVERLIGSIRRECLDHVVILNEISLRRHLASYLDYYHGTRSHLSLGKDSPDGRAVQPPEMGKVFALPKVGGLHHRYERRAA
- a CDS encoding DEAD/DEAH box helicase produces the protein MRPFQEAVIPSIVAGDHVMLLAPTAGGKTEAAFFPVCSRMLNEGWSGLTVLYVCPIKALLNNLDLRLQRYCMLLGRRSALWHGDISGQARRQILRDPPDLLLTTPESLEVMLVSPNVDALSLFSRLRVVVVDEVHAFAGDDRGWLCLLKT
- the brxD gene encoding BREX system ATP-binding protein BrxD; translation: MSISPQRRQEIIDALRRGTVPRTSLDAFAVGLERFESVVDEELRKVGRGGSAFKAVRGEYGCGKTFFSRWLADRARKSGFATAEVQISETETPLYRLETVYRRLMEQLSTVDCSFGALQNIVDAWFFALEEDVLAEGKFGPDDEENLVARTAELLEQRLARVSATAPAFSMALRGYRSALAAGDRATAQGILAWLAGQPNVAAAVKRTANVKGDLDHFGALSFLQGILTILRDCGYPGLLVVLDEAETIQRMRSDARDRSLNALRQLIDEVDSGRLQGLYLLITGTPSFFDGPQGIHRLEPLAQRLHVDLQSDPRFDNPRAVQIRLPAFNLERLCQVGCRVRDIFQEHSNAAGRIGSLCDDGYVRDLAEAVAGKFGGKIGLAPRVYLKKLVADVLDRVDQFPEFDPRHNYSLTIREAELSPIERQAVGASDVDEIELDS
- the pglZ gene encoding BREX-2 system phosphatase PglZ — translated: MRTAAPTFSQIKAQIAAIRKKVPDASVFGIRTHGGWTGQKEKRDGDQSYMIYQCDSPLAIRLALREETAPGTMKVLITSIDETELSDDIRLRIAKRRFYDIDSWQIVAALFQATTIDPRLMRYPWIAEALLDLSSTESFPPARGGFLDADTVWALLLSRIAGFASETLDSIGLLKWASDADAVGRFQQASEPFRQGAVEWVRERTGSLGELILDCAGRLERPDALPLGLAAGVVFHPQAAGQLERAAGKLEERYLAGKSTDPAAMLRWGSAAAEVVLRHIDDPRARWQQLQRADEILREVQAEAFAFLSDTSPLGFDQRLGRFGRELSVIVRGKEWKKLDELRKIHDSIQNHDQAEREHRRLERVEMGMRLLRWLGDRAEGRPGEPESLAEVAAREMSDTGYVDWARLTLRAGDPVRELSEAYASLFAEVTSLRERHALEFAKLLCDWTAAGSRGDEVVPVENILDQYVAPLAAQCPVLLIVVDAMSVAVARELTADLLRHEWISLCEPGRAFNRPAIAAIPSVTEISRMSLLSGRVRMGVAADEKSAFGSHPGLLARCRAGCPPALFHKPSLQDSDDAILSTEVREEIASTNRRVVAVVVNAVDDHLLKGEQIDTRWSRDEIKVLPSLLHEARNAGRIVVLVSDHGHVLDCQTEARVHEGGERWRKDDGKPAPDELRIEGGRVLVENSRLIAPWSERVRYGIKKNGYHGGLNPQEMVVPVIVLVSGGNVPPGWTEAPVETPGWWEQMLIAETCPEQPLPLLKAVEPRSRQTLFDMEPECESTQVTAQPQEFPEWVSRLLSSPVFAAQKKLGGRAVPGDEVFARFLAALDRRGGKMTSAALARTTSFPLLRLQGLLAVMQRVLNIDGYAVLSRDEASDTVILNRDLLLKQFDLV